Proteins found in one Vallitalea guaymasensis genomic segment:
- a CDS encoding methionine--tRNA ligase: protein MKDNRRQRPRPEFPKKAVVTAGMPYGNKELHFGHVGGVFVHADTYARFLRDRIGKENVIFVSGTDCYGSPILASYRQLVDENKFEGTIEDYVRQNHNKQSEVLEKYEMSLNLYGASGLDKPGEFHKEVSEDIFNKLYENGYLTKLSTPQFYDPEHKVLLNGRQVVGKCPIEGCNSDKAYADECSMGHMYMPNELIDPKSILSGKTPELTDVTNWYFKLDEYNDVLKDRIKDLKENSNSRKYLLNTIEEFLKPPIIYVKRKQLEDDLADIQDKLPKHTIIDEPKKPSITFIFDNLEDRDTARDVFDKLGIRFRTGKTLVPFRLSGNIDWGIKVPEKEDLEDLTFWVWPESLWAPISFTKTYLDSIGEDPENWKDWWQSKDSKVYQFIGEDNIYFYGIAEMGMFLALLGINKDSSLDWENINLPHLIPNNHVLFMDKKASSSSDIKPPMAEELLDYYTAEQLRMHFLSLGLAKKSVSFTPQVFMKEEDRQGPDTVLKDGNLLTNVFNRLIRSCFYTSQKYFDSKIPMGEVDEKILEESKEAILNYERHMYNHDFHRIVYVLDSYIRKMNKYWVNNMKKAEADEDNELREKVLITAFHGVRTAITLIHPIAPDSCKMVREYLNVNENIWNWEYIFDNIYSFIEDYDNHKIKYLEPRIDFFEKHESQYK from the coding sequence ATGAAAGACAATAGAAGACAAAGACCAAGACCAGAATTTCCTAAAAAAGCTGTTGTTACAGCAGGAATGCCTTATGGTAATAAAGAATTACATTTTGGACATGTAGGAGGAGTATTTGTTCACGCTGATACTTATGCAAGATTCTTAAGAGATAGAATAGGTAAAGAAAATGTTATATTCGTATCAGGAACAGATTGTTATGGTTCTCCAATATTAGCTAGTTATAGACAACTTGTAGATGAAAATAAATTTGAAGGAACTATAGAAGATTATGTAAGACAAAACCATAATAAGCAAAGTGAAGTCTTAGAAAAGTATGAGATGAGTCTTAACTTATATGGTGCTTCTGGTTTGGACAAACCTGGAGAATTTCACAAAGAAGTTTCAGAAGATATATTCAATAAATTATATGAAAATGGTTATTTAACCAAGTTATCCACACCACAATTCTATGACCCTGAACATAAAGTATTATTGAATGGTAGACAGGTAGTTGGTAAATGCCCTATAGAAGGATGTAATTCTGACAAAGCATATGCAGATGAATGTTCAATGGGTCATATGTACATGCCTAATGAATTAATAGATCCTAAAAGCATTCTATCAGGTAAAACACCAGAACTTACAGATGTGACTAACTGGTATTTCAAATTAGATGAATATAATGATGTCTTGAAAGACAGAATCAAGGATCTAAAAGAGAATTCTAATTCTCGTAAATATCTATTGAATACTATTGAAGAATTCTTGAAGCCACCAATTATATATGTTAAGAGGAAACAGTTAGAAGATGATTTAGCTGATATACAAGATAAATTACCTAAGCATACAATAATTGATGAACCTAAAAAGCCTTCAATAACTTTTATATTCGATAATTTGGAAGATAGGGATACAGCTAGAGATGTATTTGACAAGCTTGGAATAAGATTCAGAACTGGAAAGACATTAGTTCCTTTTAGATTATCAGGAAATATTGATTGGGGAATTAAAGTGCCTGAAAAAGAAGATTTAGAAGATTTGACATTCTGGGTATGGCCGGAATCATTATGGGCACCAATTTCTTTTACTAAGACTTATTTAGATTCAATTGGTGAAGATCCAGAGAATTGGAAGGATTGGTGGCAATCAAAAGATTCAAAAGTATATCAATTCATTGGTGAAGATAATATTTATTTTTACGGTATTGCTGAAATGGGTATGTTCTTAGCATTACTTGGCATTAATAAGGATAGTTCATTAGATTGGGAAAACATTAATCTACCTCATCTGATACCTAATAATCATGTGCTATTCATGGATAAGAAAGCAAGTAGTAGTAGTGATATCAAACCACCTATGGCAGAGGAATTATTAGACTATTATACAGCAGAGCAATTAAGAATGCATTTCTTGAGCCTTGGTTTAGCTAAGAAGAGTGTAAGTTTCACACCTCAGGTATTTATGAAAGAAGAAGACAGGCAAGGACCGGATACTGTTCTAAAAGATGGTAACTTACTTACTAATGTATTCAATAGACTCATTAGATCTTGTTTCTATACATCTCAAAAGTATTTTGATTCCAAAATCCCTATGGGAGAAGTAGATGAAAAAATATTGGAGGAATCTAAAGAGGCAATACTGAATTATGAAAGACATATGTATAATCATGATTTCCATAGGATTGTCTACGTACTTGACAGCTATATAAGAAAAATGAACAAGTACTGGGTTAATAATATGAAGAAAGCTGAAGCTGACGAAGATAATGAACTTAGAGAAAAAGTTTTAATAACAGCTTTTCATGGTGTGCGTACTGCTATTACATTGATACACCCAATTGCTCCAGACAGTTGTAAAATGGTCAGAGAATATCTTAATGTTAATGAAAACATCTGGAATTGGGAGTATATATTTGATAACATATATTCCTTTATTGAAGATTATGATAACCATAAGATTAAATATCTAGAACCTAGAATAGACTTTTTTGAAAAACATGAAAGTCAATATAAATAA
- a CDS encoding citrate/2-methylcitrate synthase: MSNKEIYRRILKFANLAENNNKIDFELYDKFGVKRGLRNKNGTGVLAGLTEIGDVIGYRLDDGEKIPTQGSLLYRGIDVKDIVDGFQSEERFGFEEVCYLLLFGSLPTSSELKEFNEILGESREIPEGFTEDMILKAPSPNIMNKLARSVLATYSYDDNPDDTSIENMLRQCIELIARFPILVAYAFQAKSHYYDNNSLYIHNTTRNLSTAENFLHMLRVDNKFTKSEAELLDLCLVLHAEHGGGNNSAFTARVVSSSGTDTYSAIAAAIGSLKGPKHGGANNKVRQMMDDIKAHIKDWEDKKEIENYLTKILKKEANDGSGLIYGMGHAIYTLSDPRAVMLKKKAHQLAIEKDMMKEYNLYQSIENLAPEVFAKVKGSSKEICANVDFYSGFVYNMLQIPPELFTPIFAIARIGGWCAHRIEEFYGANRIIRPAYKNITEPRDYKNINNRY; the protein is encoded by the coding sequence TTGAGTAATAAAGAGATATATAGGAGAATATTGAAGTTCGCTAATTTAGCAGAAAACAATAACAAAATTGATTTTGAACTGTATGACAAATTCGGAGTAAAAAGAGGTTTAAGAAATAAGAATGGAACAGGTGTTTTAGCAGGTTTAACAGAAATTGGAGATGTAATTGGTTATAGATTAGATGATGGTGAAAAAATCCCTACACAAGGTTCTTTGCTTTATAGAGGTATTGATGTCAAAGATATAGTTGATGGATTTCAGTCAGAAGAAAGATTCGGTTTCGAAGAAGTATGTTATCTTTTACTATTCGGTTCACTTCCTACTAGTAGTGAACTTAAGGAGTTCAATGAAATATTAGGAGAGAGCAGAGAAATTCCAGAAGGTTTTACTGAAGATATGATATTAAAAGCTCCAAGCCCTAATATTATGAACAAATTAGCTAGAAGTGTTTTGGCGACTTATTCTTATGATGATAATCCAGATGATACAAGTATAGAGAATATGTTAAGACAATGTATAGAATTAATAGCCAGATTTCCAATTTTGGTTGCTTATGCATTCCAAGCGAAATCTCATTATTATGATAACAATAGTCTTTATATTCATAATACCACAAGAAATTTAAGTACTGCAGAAAACTTTTTACATATGCTACGTGTAGATAATAAATTCACTAAATCAGAAGCTGAATTACTTGATCTTTGTCTTGTACTACACGCTGAGCATGGTGGTGGTAATAACTCAGCCTTTACAGCAAGAGTAGTTTCATCTTCAGGTACAGATACTTATTCTGCTATAGCAGCTGCAATAGGATCATTAAAAGGACCTAAGCATGGTGGAGCCAACAACAAAGTTAGACAGATGATGGACGATATCAAGGCTCATATAAAAGATTGGGAAGATAAAAAGGAAATAGAAAATTATCTTACTAAAATATTAAAAAAAGAAGCAAACGATGGATCAGGACTCATCTATGGTATGGGTCATGCAATCTATACATTATCTGACCCGAGAGCTGTCATGCTTAAGAAAAAAGCTCATCAATTAGCTATTGAGAAGGATATGATGAAAGAATATAACCTATACCAATCTATAGAAAATCTAGCACCAGAAGTTTTTGCGAAAGTAAAAGGATCCTCAAAAGAGATATGTGCAAATGTAGATTTCTATTCAGGATTTGTTTATAATATGCTTCAAATTCCACCTGAATTATTTACTCCTATATTTGCTATTGCAAGAATTGGAGGATGGTGTGCACATAGAATAGAAGAATTCTATGGAGCTAACAGAATAATAAGACCTGCCTATAAGAATATTACGGAACCTAGAGATTATAAAAACATAAATAATAGGTATTAA
- a CDS encoding Rqc2 family fibronectin-binding protein: MALDGIVISNIVYELNQLITGGRIDKIYQPENDELIISIRNNKNSYKLLLSALANMPRIHLTEVPKKNPLNPPNFCMLLRKHIIGGKILKVIQPNFERIVEIHLEHLNELGDLCVKKLIIEIMGRHSNIIFCEENDRILDSIKHVSLNVSSVREVLPNRIYTYPPAKNKINPLDNITSEDFIAILNDKNTIIHKALYFTFNGISPVISEEICYRAGINSSTPTSELTDSDFTNIYTTFESLMNLIEKGDYTPNIITDEEGTYKEFSSIELSSYGGDYESIDYESISHVLDSYYAKSSNTSRISQKSSDIKKVIATNLERCYKKLDLQLKQIKDTESRDKYKIKGELITANIYAIKEGDKELKAFNYYTNEDTTISLKPNLSPSENAAKYYNRYNKLKRTFHALTEHIKDTKSEISHLESIQNSLNFVEAEEDLQLIRTELMEYGYLRFRKNKNKKALQKSKPFHYKSSDGFDIYVGKNNLQNDELTMKTATANDWWFHTKEVPGSHVIVKTNGRELSDTAYEEAAALAAYYSKANNSTKVAVDYTLRKHIKKPAGSVPGYVIYHTNYSMYVNPSDEKVTLI, encoded by the coding sequence ATGGCACTAGACGGAATTGTAATTTCTAATATTGTTTATGAACTTAATCAATTAATAACTGGTGGTAGAATTGATAAGATTTATCAACCTGAAAATGACGAATTAATTATATCAATAAGAAATAATAAAAATTCATATAAATTATTATTATCAGCTTTAGCTAATATGCCACGTATTCACCTGACAGAAGTACCTAAAAAGAATCCATTGAATCCTCCTAATTTTTGTATGTTATTAAGAAAACATATTATCGGAGGTAAGATTCTTAAGGTTATTCAACCTAATTTTGAAAGAATAGTAGAAATTCATCTAGAACACCTTAACGAATTAGGAGACCTATGCGTCAAAAAGCTAATTATTGAAATAATGGGTAGACATAGTAATATAATCTTCTGTGAAGAAAATGATAGAATCTTAGATAGTATAAAACATGTATCCCTTAATGTTAGTTCTGTGAGAGAAGTATTACCTAATAGAATATATACTTATCCTCCAGCTAAGAATAAAATAAACCCTTTGGATAATATTACTTCGGAGGATTTTATTGCTATACTAAATGATAAGAATACCATTATTCACAAAGCTCTCTACTTTACTTTTAATGGTATAAGTCCTGTGATTTCCGAGGAAATATGTTATAGGGCTGGTATTAATAGTTCTACACCAACCAGTGAATTGACTGATAGTGATTTCACTAATATATATACCACTTTTGAATCATTGATGAATTTAATAGAGAAAGGCGATTATACTCCTAATATAATTACTGATGAAGAAGGAACATATAAAGAGTTTTCGTCAATTGAGTTAAGTAGTTATGGGGGAGATTATGAATCTATAGATTATGAGTCAATTTCTCATGTACTGGATAGTTATTATGCCAAAAGTTCTAATACCTCAAGGATAAGCCAAAAATCCAGTGATATCAAGAAAGTAATAGCAACAAATCTTGAGAGATGTTATAAAAAATTAGATTTACAGTTAAAGCAGATAAAAGATACGGAATCAAGAGATAAATATAAGATTAAAGGAGAATTAATTACAGCTAACATATATGCAATAAAAGAAGGAGATAAAGAGCTGAAAGCGTTCAATTATTACACTAACGAAGATACCACTATTAGCCTAAAACCTAATTTGTCACCTTCTGAGAATGCTGCAAAATATTATAATAGATATAATAAACTTAAAAGAACTTTTCATGCTTTGACTGAACATATAAAAGATACCAAAAGTGAAATTAGCCATCTTGAATCTATACAAAATTCTCTTAATTTTGTTGAGGCAGAAGAAGATCTGCAATTGATACGTACAGAATTAATGGAATATGGTTATCTTAGGTTCAGGAAAAACAAGAATAAAAAGGCACTACAAAAATCAAAGCCTTTCCATTATAAATCTTCCGATGGTTTTGACATCTATGTTGGTAAAAACAACTTACAAAATGATGAATTGACCATGAAAACCGCCACTGCCAATGATTGGTGGTTTCATACAAAAGAAGTTCCTGGTTCACATGTAATTGTGAAAACCAATGGCAGAGAATTAAGTGATACAGCTTATGAAGAAGCTGCTGCCCTAGCCGCTTATTATAGCAAAGCTAATAATTCAACTAAAGTGGCAGTTGATTATACATTGAGAAAGCATATCAAAAAACCGGCTGGCTCCGTACCTGGTTATGTTATTTATCATACTAACTATTCCATGTACGTAAATCCTAGCGATGAAAAAGTTACGTTAATATAA
- a CDS encoding DUF4652 domain-containing protein, whose product MKYIKISIFLMTLIVATGCSKEVIKIEEDVYKKSQQILPDDTYKMSDINEDISLVYGESKTIYIKEDNEYIEVGKTLCSYPKIAPNESSIVFVTGEPDYPGELYLYNLKDHEKTMLLGNDEGSNTPKDVEWLDNKRLLVIRGFGHGTVRLGGEICIYNIETKEVTPLLLPDELSEYRSVNKKDDTYEIEYATWEDETLNKTNSKIMIYKISEIEKLADK is encoded by the coding sequence ATGAAGTATATTAAGATCTCAATATTTCTTATGACACTTATTGTGGCCACAGGTTGTTCAAAAGAAGTAATTAAGATTGAAGAAGATGTTTACAAGAAATCACAACAGATTCTTCCTGATGATACGTATAAAATGTCTGATATAAATGAAGATATCTCTCTTGTATATGGTGAAAGTAAGACTATCTACATAAAAGAGGATAATGAATATATAGAAGTAGGCAAAACACTCTGTTCATATCCTAAAATTGCACCTAATGAATCGTCAATAGTCTTTGTTACAGGTGAACCAGACTATCCAGGTGAATTATATTTATATAATTTGAAAGATCATGAAAAGACAATGCTGTTAGGTAATGATGAAGGTAGTAATACACCAAAAGATGTAGAATGGTTAGACAATAAAAGATTATTGGTAATTAGAGGATTTGGACATGGAACAGTAAGGTTAGGCGGAGAAATATGTATTTATAACATTGAAACCAAAGAGGTTACCCCTCTATTGTTACCTGATGAATTATCCGAATATAGATCTGTCAATAAGAAGGATGATACATATGAAATTGAATATGCTACATGGGAAGATGAAACACTTAATAAAACAAATTCAAAAATCATGATATATAAAATCTCAGAAATCGAAAAATTAGCTGATAAGTAA
- a CDS encoding AAC(3) family N-acetyltransferase, whose protein sequence is MLIFGWGYKTIKKYGIIGKSKCNICKLVTNWQLVKVTTWFTLFFIPIIPVSVKRMIICTNCNGGHIVDKQTFDKLFNIIKSNKGNINLQEMQYYNKTETQKNYLKEMEEFRRSKDNKDKQNVDTKLTEKDIIDGTSTPNTRNSLRKQLEEMGLKKGMTVIIHSSMSNIGWISGGSVAVVQALMDVITDEGTIIMPAHTTDYSDPADWENPPVPKDWVSIIKENMPAFDKNITPTNKMGRIAETFRTYPGVLRSDHPHVSFTAWGKNAEDITKNHSLDYSLGCESPLKKIYDLDGMVLLLGVGYENNTSFHLAEYLISKKKEENMGAPILLEGKRKWVEYKDIELDVDDFDKIGSEYEEIKEVIKHKIGQAESRLFSQRQAVDFAKGWMEKNR, encoded by the coding sequence ATGTTAATATTTGGATGGGGATATAAAACAATTAAGAAATACGGGATTATCGGTAAAAGTAAATGTAATATTTGTAAATTAGTAACAAATTGGCAATTGGTCAAAGTAACTACTTGGTTTACATTATTTTTTATACCTATTATTCCTGTTAGTGTAAAAAGGATGATTATATGTACTAATTGTAATGGGGGACATATAGTTGATAAGCAAACTTTTGATAAATTATTTAATATCATAAAATCTAATAAAGGTAATATTAATTTACAAGAGATGCAATATTATAACAAAACAGAAACACAAAAAAATTATTTAAAAGAAATGGAAGAGTTTAGAAGAAGCAAAGATAATAAAGATAAGCAAAACGTTGATACAAAACTTACTGAAAAAGATATTATAGATGGAACTAGTACACCTAATACAAGGAACTCACTTAGAAAACAACTTGAAGAAATGGGATTAAAGAAGGGTATGACTGTAATCATACATTCTTCCATGAGTAATATTGGGTGGATAAGTGGAGGATCAGTTGCAGTGGTTCAAGCTTTAATGGATGTGATTACTGATGAAGGGACCATTATTATGCCAGCACATACTACTGATTATTCAGATCCTGCAGATTGGGAAAATCCACCAGTACCAAAAGATTGGGTTTCCATAATAAAAGAGAATATGCCTGCTTTTGATAAAAATATTACGCCAACTAATAAAATGGGGCGTATAGCAGAAACTTTTAGGACTTACCCAGGAGTATTACGTAGTGATCATCCACATGTTTCTTTTACTGCTTGGGGCAAGAATGCAGAAGACATTACTAAGAATCACTCATTGGATTATAGCCTAGGATGTGAATCACCACTAAAAAAAATATACGATCTGGACGGAATGGTTTTATTATTGGGTGTAGGGTATGAAAATAATACTTCTTTTCATCTAGCTGAATATTTGATTAGTAAGAAGAAAGAAGAAAATATGGGAGCACCTATACTGTTAGAGGGTAAAAGAAAATGGGTTGAGTATAAAGATATAGAACTTGATGTAGATGATTTTGATAAGATAGGATCAGAATATGAAGAAATCAAAGAAGTCATCAAACATAAGATAGGTCAAGCTGAGTCTCGATTGTTTAGTCAAAGACAAGCAGTAGATTTTGCTAAAGGATGGATGGAAAAAAATAGATAA
- the gatB gene encoding Asp-tRNA(Asn)/Glu-tRNA(Gln) amidotransferase subunit GatB produces MSYSDYEVVIGLEVHSELKTKTKIFCSCTTEFGGEPNTHCCPICTGMPGTLPKLNEKVVEYAIKAGLAMDCNINEFSKQDRKNYFYPDLPKAYQVSQYDLPLCYEGEIEIEVNGEMKKIRINRIHIEEDAGKLIHESGEGSIVDYNRCGVPLIEIVTEPDFRSSEDVRVFLEKLRTILLYADVSDCKMNEGSLRCDVNLSIRKKGNTELGTRTEMKNMNSFNYAVKAIQYEAKRQIKVIENGDKVIQETRRWDESKGITVSMRSKEEAHDYRYFPEPDLMPIITSKERIEEIRSSLPVMPDSRVRRYVDEYKITEYDARLIAASRNMADYFEKAVIDVKNKKAVANWIITEIYSRLDEEQKEQAKIPFEPAVLTELVNLIEDGTISNSIGKKVFAECWETGKRPGEIVEEKGLKQISDDGQLQSLVKEVIDANPKAVNDYLSGKQAAIGALVGQMMKATKGKANPKMVNELLREAIGKLNN; encoded by the coding sequence TTGAGCTATTCAGATTATGAAGTAGTTATTGGATTGGAAGTACATTCCGAGCTAAAAACGAAAACAAAAATATTTTGCAGCTGTACAACAGAATTCGGAGGGGAACCTAATACTCATTGTTGCCCTATTTGTACAGGTATGCCAGGTACATTACCAAAACTAAATGAAAAAGTTGTAGAATATGCTATTAAAGCAGGATTAGCAATGGATTGTAATATAAATGAATTCAGTAAACAAGATAGAAAAAATTATTTTTATCCAGATCTTCCAAAAGCTTACCAAGTATCACAATATGATCTTCCGTTATGTTATGAAGGTGAGATAGAAATAGAAGTAAATGGAGAAATGAAAAAAATCCGAATTAATAGGATACATATAGAAGAAGATGCTGGTAAATTGATTCATGAATCCGGCGAAGGCTCTATAGTTGATTACAATAGATGTGGCGTTCCGCTAATTGAAATTGTTACTGAACCTGATTTCAGGTCTTCAGAAGATGTTAGAGTTTTCTTGGAGAAGCTTAGGACAATACTTCTATATGCAGATGTATCTGACTGTAAAATGAATGAAGGTTCCCTAAGATGTGATGTAAACTTATCCATCAGAAAAAAAGGTAATACCGAATTAGGTACACGTACTGAAATGAAAAACATGAACTCCTTCAATTATGCAGTTAAGGCTATTCAGTATGAAGCAAAAAGACAAATAAAAGTTATAGAAAATGGCGATAAAGTCATTCAAGAAACAAGAAGATGGGATGAATCAAAAGGTATAACAGTATCTATGAGAAGTAAGGAAGAAGCTCATGATTATCGTTACTTCCCAGAACCTGACCTTATGCCTATAATAACATCAAAAGAAAGAATTGAAGAAATTAGAAGTTCATTACCTGTAATGCCTGATAGCAGAGTTAGAAGGTATGTTGATGAATATAAGATAACAGAGTACGATGCCAGATTAATTGCTGCTTCTAGAAATATGGCTGATTACTTTGAAAAAGCAGTGATAGATGTTAAGAATAAAAAAGCAGTAGCAAATTGGATTATAACTGAAATCTATAGTAGATTAGATGAAGAACAAAAGGAACAGGCAAAGATACCTTTTGAACCTGCTGTTCTAACAGAACTTGTTAATCTAATTGAAGATGGTACAATTAGTAACAGTATAGGTAAAAAGGTTTTTGCTGAATGTTGGGAAACTGGAAAACGTCCTGGTGAAATTGTTGAAGAAAAAGGACTTAAACAAATTAGTGACGACGGTCAGTTACAAAGCTTAGTAAAAGAAGTTATAGATGCTAATCCAAAAGCAGTTAATGATTATTTGAGTGGAAAGCAAGCTGCAATAGGAGCGTTGGTCGGTCAAATGATGAAAGCAACTAAGGGTAAAGCTAATCCTAAGATGGTTAATGAATTATTAAGAGAGGCAATTGGTAAGTTGAATAATTAA
- the gatA gene encoding Asp-tRNA(Asn)/Glu-tRNA(Gln) amidotransferase subunit GatA, with product MDLIKMTAHELKDKLESKEISSVDITKSYIDRIDKVESSVNAYITLTTTQALARAEEIDDKRAKGETLGSLAGIPIGIKDNMCTKGIKTTCASKMLEDFVPPYNATVIEKLNNEGAVLLGKLNMDEFAMGSSNENSYFHKTMNPWDLTRVPGGSSGGSAAAVAANEAVFTLGSDTGGSIRQPAHYCGVVGMKPTYGTVSRYGLVAFASSLDQIGPLTKDVEDMALVLNAITGYDKLDSSSYNKKYEDFGENLKKDIKGKKVALPKEYFSDGIQPEIKEKVIDVAKKLEELGAIVEEVSMNMTDLALPAYYLISSAEASSNLARYDGVKYGYRANNYDNLVDLYKQTRDEGFGKEVKRRIMLGTYALSSGYYDAYYKKAQQVRTLIKNEFDKVFEKYDIILTPTGPSTAFKIGEKINNPIEMYMNDICTVPINIAGVPALSMNCGFDSNNMPIGVQFISKAFNESTILQMAYAYEQNRELPNITPQI from the coding sequence ATGGATTTAATTAAAATGACAGCCCATGAACTTAAAGATAAATTAGAATCAAAGGAAATAAGTAGTGTAGATATCACTAAATCCTATATAGATAGAATTGATAAAGTTGAAAGTAGTGTAAATGCTTATATTACATTAACTACGACACAGGCTTTAGCTAGGGCAGAAGAGATTGATGACAAAAGAGCTAAAGGTGAGACTTTAGGTTCACTGGCAGGAATTCCTATAGGAATTAAGGACAATATGTGTACCAAGGGTATAAAGACGACTTGTGCATCTAAGATGCTTGAGGATTTTGTACCTCCTTATAATGCGACTGTTATAGAGAAGTTAAATAATGAAGGTGCAGTATTATTAGGAAAACTTAACATGGATGAATTTGCTATGGGTTCATCTAATGAAAATTCATATTTTCATAAGACTATGAATCCTTGGGATCTAACTAGAGTTCCAGGAGGTAGTTCAGGTGGTTCTGCAGCAGCTGTTGCAGCTAATGAAGCCGTATTTACTTTAGGTTCTGATACAGGAGGCTCCATTAGACAACCAGCTCATTACTGTGGAGTGGTAGGAATGAAACCTACTTATGGAACAGTATCACGTTATGGTTTAGTCGCATTTGCTTCATCACTTGATCAAATAGGACCTTTGACAAAAGATGTTGAAGATATGGCTCTTGTACTGAACGCAATTACAGGATATGATAAATTAGATTCAAGTTCTTATAATAAAAAATACGAAGATTTCGGTGAAAATCTTAAAAAAGATATAAAAGGTAAAAAGGTTGCACTACCAAAAGAGTATTTTTCTGATGGAATCCAACCTGAAATAAAAGAAAAAGTTATTGATGTTGCTAAGAAATTAGAAGAATTAGGTGCAATTGTTGAAGAAGTAAGTATGAACATGACTGACTTGGCTTTGCCAGCATACTATTTAATATCTTCAGCTGAAGCATCTTCCAACTTAGCTAGATATGATGGCGTAAAATATGGATATAGAGCTAACAACTATGATAATCTAGTGGATTTGTACAAGCAGACTAGAGATGAAGGTTTTGGAAAAGAAGTTAAAAGACGAATTATGCTTGGAACATATGCATTAAGTTCAGGATACTATGATGCTTATTATAAAAAAGCTCAACAGGTAAGAACATTGATTAAAAATGAATTTGATAAGGTATTTGAAAAATACGATATAATATTAACACCAACAGGACCATCTACAGCATTCAAAATAGGTGAAAAAATAAATAATCCTATAGAAATGTATATGAATGATATATGTACAGTACCTATAAATATTGCTGGAGTACCAGCATTATCAATGAATTGTGGATTTGATAGCAACAACATGCCAATAGGTGTACAATTTATTTCAAAAGCATTTAATGAAAGTACAATATTACAAATGGCATATGCTTATGAACAAAATAGAGAATTACCTAATATAACACCACAGATTTAA
- the gatC gene encoding Asp-tRNA(Asn)/Glu-tRNA(Gln) amidotransferase subunit GatC: MKITKEQVEHVANLARLNLTEEEKEQMTTDMEVIIEFANRINEINIDNINPTAHIIPINNVFREDTVNPSFSRDELLSNAPNKENGCFSVPRIVE, from the coding sequence GTGAAGATTACAAAAGAACAAGTTGAACATGTTGCTAATCTTGCCCGTTTAAATCTTACGGAAGAAGAAAAAGAACAGATGACTACAGATATGGAAGTTATTATTGAATTTGCAAACAGGATTAATGAGATAAATATAGATAATATAAATCCTACAGCTCATATTATACCTATTAATAATGTATTTAGAGAAGATACAGTTAATCCTTCTTTTTCTAGAGATGAATTATTGAGTAATGCACCGAATAAAGAAAATGGATGTTTCAGTGTTCCAAGAATCGTTGAGTAA